A DNA window from Hemibagrus wyckioides isolate EC202008001 linkage group LG11, SWU_Hwy_1.0, whole genome shotgun sequence contains the following coding sequences:
- the LOC131361394 gene encoding axin-2-like, with protein sequence MSRALTEPVTTSFREDAPRPPVPGEEGEEEASSSSSLRRDPSAYMKIKNAVKTARAPRRDEDGLGEPEGSASPDSPLARWTKSLRSLLADQDGAHLFRTFLERERCEDALDFWFACNGFRQMDLQDAKTRRVARAIYKRYVEGRGVVAEHLRAATRACIRESVKKQRIELRMFDQAQTEIEGGLEESAYRAFLTSDIYLDYVRSGGENAACAGHAHAHGGLASLELVCGYLPPLIEDKEWSCGELKAKALAAVVGLSAETLRATMTLRTADCRAQKRGDPASPYFVNSGHVVAPASSANDSEVSSDATTDDSMSMTDSSVDGIPPYKLGTKKHLQREMHRSVKINGQVSLPHFPRTQRLPREMAPVKPSAFAAELIARLEKLKREQDTLSSLEERLQQIQEEEERDDSELAVVVPQQPPTSLNLLSSALCDEDPQAILDEHLSRVLKTPGCQSPGIPGYSPRSRSPDHHHQQGSAPNLLPSMHCSVPSKTPMMTTQPSTKHIHHHYIHHHHSASPKSREEMEAEAAHRVAQCLGSSGSDYCYQRCHNSADFQQGRPSTLSKRPSNISDGMSGCKSSEEESSSPLLPRDGMVRSHNVWQWILESERQNRHKPHSSQGLKKMHPSDSSSKTPLWGGGGVGGHARAHHPGHPFIQDPTMPPLSPPNTLTQLEEACRRLEEASKPTKQRHSASSLQRERVHPSLFSSSSSPLVNPALQMDEWKEQRRLSAGHFSAHSGSELVVTYFFCGEEIPYRRLMKTHSLTLGHFKEQLRKKGNYRYYFKKASDEFECGAVFEEIWEDGTVLPMYEGKILGKVERMD encoded by the exons ATGAGTCGCGCGCTCACTGAGCCCGTGACCACCAGCTTCCGGGAAGACGCGCCCCGTCCACCGGTACCGGGAGAAGAGGGTGAGGAGGAGGCGTCATCTTCGTCGTCGTTGCGTCGCGATCCGTCCGCGTATATGAAAATCAAGAACGCGGTGAAAACGGCGCGCGCGCCGCGTAGGGATGAGGACGGCCTGGGCGAGCCGGAAGGGAGCGCGTCCCCAGACTCGCCGCTCGCACGGTGGACCAAGTCCCTGCGCTCGCTGCTGGCCGACCAGGACGGCGCGCACCTGTTCCGGACTTTTCTGGAGCGCGAGCGTTGCGAGGACGCGCTTGACTTCTGGTTCGCGTGCAACGGCTTTCGGCAGATGGACCTGCAGGACGCTAAGACGCGCCGAGTGGCGCGAGCAATTTACAAGCGCTATGTGGAGGGTCGCGGCGTGGTGGCGGAGCACCTGCGAGCGGCGACGCGCGCGTGCATCCGCGAGAGTGTCAAGAAGCAGCGGATCGAACTGCGCATGTTCGACCAGGCCCAGACTGAGATCGAGGGCGGCCTGGAGGAGAGCGCCTACCGCGCCTTTCTCACCTCGGACATCTACCTGGACTACGTGCGCTCCGGCGGCGAGAACGCGGCGTGCGCCGGCCACGCCCACGCGCATGGCGGCCTGGCGAGCCTCGAGCTCGTGTGCGGCTACCTGCCGCCGCTAATCGAGGACAAGGAGTGGAGCTGCGGCGAGCTGAAGGCCAAAGCGCTGGCGGCTGTGGTCGGGCTTTCTGCTGAGACGCTGCGCGCCACCATGACACTGCGCACGGCAGActgcag GGCTCAGAAACGAGGCGACCCGGCCAGTCCGTATTTCGTGAACTCGGGTCATGTTGTGGCTCCAGCCAGCAGCGCTAACGACAGCGAGGTGTCCAGCGACGCCACCACTGATGACTCCATGTCCATGACTGACAGCAGTGT GGACGGGATCCCGCCGTATAAGCTGGGCACCAAGAAACACCTTCAGCGGGAGATGCACCGGAGCGTCAAGATCAACGGACAAGTTTCGCTCCCCCACTTTCCC AGGACGCAGCGATTGCCGAGAGAGATGGCTCCGGTGAAGCCATCTGCGTTCGCTGCAGAGTTGATCGCCCGTCTGGAGAAACTGAAGCGCGAGCAGGACACGCTTAGCTCCCTGGAGGAAAGATTGCAGCAGATACAGGAG gaagaaGAACGAGATGACAGTGAATTAGCTGTAGTCGTCCCCCAGCAGCCTCCCACTTCTCTCAACCTCCTCTCCTCTGCATTGTGTGATGAAGACCCTCAGGCCATCCTGGATGAACACCTATCCAGAGTCCTAAAGACCCCAGGGTGCCAGTCACCTGGCATACCAGGCTACTCGCCTCGCTCCCGTTCGCCAgaccatcaccatcaacaagGCTCTGCCCCCAATCTCTTACCTAGCATGCACTGTTCTGTCCCATCCAAGACACCCATGATGACTACCCAACCCTCCACCAAGCACATCCATCATCACTacattcaccaccaccactcggCTTCACCCAAGAGCAGGGAGGAGATGGAGGCCGAGGCGGCACACCGTGTGGCACAGTGTCTAGGCTCATCCGGCTCGGATTACTGTTACCAGAGGTGCCATAACTCAGCTGATTTCCAGCAAGG GCGTCCCAGCACGTTGTCCAAGCGTCCTAGTAACATTAGTGATGGAATGAGTGGCTGCAAGTCAAGCGAAGAGGAAAGCAGCTCACCTCTGCTCCCTCGAGACGGTATGGTCCGATCTCACAACGTGTGGCAGTGGATCTTGGAAAGCGAGAGGCAGAACAGGCACAAACCTCACAG TTCTCAAGGCCTGAAGAAGATGCACCCAAGCGACTCGTCCTCAAAGACGCCCTTATGGGGTGGTGGAGGAGTAGGTGGTCATGCTCGAGCACACCATCCGGGTCACCCGTTCATCCAGGATCCCACTATGCCCCCTCTATCCCCACCTAATACCCTCACCCAGCTTGAAGAAGCCTGTCGAAGACTAGAAGAAGCCTCTAAGCCCACTAAACAAAG ACACTCAGCCTCCAgcctgcagagagaaagagtgcatCCTTCACTTTTCTCCAGCAGCAGCTCGCCTCTCGTGAACCCTGCCCTGCAGATGGATGA GTGGAAGGAGCAGCGGCGGCTGAGTGCCGGACACTTCAGCGCCCACTCTGGTTCGGAGCTGGTGGTCACCTACTTCTTCTGTGGCGAGGAGATCCCGTACCGCAGACTCATGAAGACCCACAGCCTCACTCTCGGCCATTTCAAAGAACAGCTTCGCAAGAAAGGCAACTACAG GTACTACTTTAAGAAGGCCAGCGATGAGTTCGAGTGCGGTGCTGTGTTCGAGGAGATCTGGGAGGACGGCACGGTTTTGCCCATGTACGAAGGAAAGATCCTGGGAAAAGTCGAGCGCATGGACTGA